CGCGAACCTGCCGGTCATCCGGGCGTTCACGGAGACGCTGCTGGGCGCGCTGCACCGGCCGCATGCGCCCGTGCCGGAACCGGCGGCGGCCTTGCCGGGCGGGTCTTCTCTGCTACATTAAACGTATGACGACCCTGTGTTGCCTTCCCTAGCGGCCCACGCGCAGCCCAGCGTCCGTGACCGCGCCCCTGATCTATGTGGCGCGGTCTTTTTATTGCCTACTGAACGTATCGCCTACTGAACGAGGAGACATCATGACCCAGCGTCCCGAACCCCGCCTGCCCGATCCGAACATCGTCCTGTACGACACCCTGACCCGCCAGAAGGTCACCTTCGAGCCGACCACGCCGGGCCGGGTGGGCATGTACCTGTGCGGGCCGACCGTGTACAGCGACGCGCACCTGGGCCACGCGAAGAAGGAGGTCGCGTTCGATGTGATCCGCCGGGCGTTCACGCACTTCGGGTACAAGGTGCGGTACGTGGCGAACATCACCGACGTGGGCCACCTCCAGAACGACTCCGACGACGGCGAGGACAAGATGCTCGCCCGCGCCCGCTTGGAGCAGCTGGAGCCCATGGAGGTCGCGGACAAGTACATGTGGTCGTTCGTGAAAGACATGGAGGCCCTGAACGTCCTGAAGCCCAGCATCAACCCGCGCGCGACCGGTCACATCGGCGAGCAGATCGCGCTGATCACAGAACTGATCGAGAAGGGCCACGCGTACGAGTCGGCGGGCAGCGTGTACTTCGACGTGCGCTCCTGGCCGCAGTACGGCAAGCTGTCGGGCCGCCGACTGGACGATCAGGAGGAAGGCGTGCGCGAGGCGGTCCGCGAGGAGAAACGCGACCCGCGTGACTTCGCGTTGTGGAAGAACGCCGAGCCCGGCCACATCATGCGCTGGGAGTCGCCGTGGGGCGTGGGCTTTCCCGGCTGGCACATCGAGTGCTCCGCCATGAGCCTGAAGTACCTCGGGGAGGGTTTCGACATTCACGGCGGCGGCCTGGACCTGCAGTTCCCGCACCACGAGGCCGAGATCGCGCAGGCCGAGGCGGCCGGGCACGCGTTTGCGCGGTACTGGATGCACAACAACATGCTGACCATCGGCGGCGAGAAGATGAGCAAGAGCAAGGGCAACTTCCTGACCATTCAGGACGTCCTGGCGCAGCACGACCCGATGGTGGTGCGCTTCCTGCTGGTCGGCAGTCACTACCGCTCGATCACCGAGTTCAGTGACGCGGCCTTCGAGTCGGCCCGCAGCGGATACCGCCGCCTGACCGAGGCGCTGCACGAGGTCGAACGCCGCCTGCCGAATGCACCTGCCGGGCAGAACGCCGCGCTGGACGCGAAGATCGCCGCGCACGTCCAGGCGTTCGAGGACGCCCTGCGCGACGACTTCAACACGCCCAAGGCCGTCGCG
This portion of the Deinococcus seoulensis genome encodes:
- the cysS gene encoding cysteine--tRNA ligase — protein: MTQRPEPRLPDPNIVLYDTLTRQKVTFEPTTPGRVGMYLCGPTVYSDAHLGHAKKEVAFDVIRRAFTHFGYKVRYVANITDVGHLQNDSDDGEDKMLARARLEQLEPMEVADKYMWSFVKDMEALNVLKPSINPRATGHIGEQIALITELIEKGHAYESAGSVYFDVRSWPQYGKLSGRRLDDQEEGVREAVREEKRDPRDFALWKNAEPGHIMRWESPWGVGFPGWHIECSAMSLKYLGEGFDIHGGGLDLQFPHHEAEIAQAEAAGHAFARYWMHNNMLTIGGEKMSKSKGNFLTIQDVLAQHDPMVVRFLLVGSHYRSITEFSDAAFESARSGYRRLTEALHEVERRLPNAPAGQNAALDAKIAAHVQAFEDALRDDFNTPKAVAALFGLTTDLNAAMNTGEVPRGTLEAAQRAYRDLGGEVLGLFAGGAAPTQSDDSQVVGALMDLVLKARQNYRLNKQYAEADELRDTLTKVGVTVEDTKDGVRWKR